A single region of the Ochotona princeps isolate mOchPri1 chromosome 10, mOchPri1.hap1, whole genome shotgun sequence genome encodes:
- the MEIG1 gene encoding meiosis expressed gene 1 protein homolog: protein MASSDVKPKSVSRAKKWSEEIENLYRFQQAGYRDEIEYKQVKQVSMVDRWPETGYVKKLQRRDNTFYYYNKQRECDDKEVHKVKIYAY, encoded by the exons ATGGCTAGTTCTGACGTGAAGCCAAAATCAGTAAGTCGTGCCAAAAAATGGTCAGAAGAGATAGAAAATCTGTACAGATTTCAACAAGCAGGATATCGGGATGAAATTGAATATAAACAAGTCAAGCAAGTTTCAATG GTAGATCGTTGGCCAGAAACAGGATATGTGAAGAAACTTCAGAGAAGGGACAATACTTTCTATTACTACAACAAACAGAGAGAATGTGATGACAAGGAAGTTCACAAAGTGAAAATTTATGCTTACTAG